A section of the Gloeobacter violaceus PCC 7421 genome encodes:
- a CDS encoding RES family NAD+ phosphorylase: protein MVRIDPPPPRRPVDPLFYALPAGTPLWRIFDPSRFNSQALTFRSFGPIHRFEHHRGPGQAEDSQRAIYYCAFTLSRCLVETFGDTGKVKIESQQLAFIQSRKTLQLLDLRGPGAMKAGSVAALAKVPDRGLSQSWSRYFYDAYPNIDGLLCYNAHNDEESIALYERAANALVHERSFALNDPRLRPHILEAANTNNMTITY from the coding sequence GTGGTCAGAATTGATCCGCCCCCACCCAGGCGGCCGGTTGATCCCCTGTTCTATGCTCTGCCGGCGGGTACGCCCCTTTGGCGTATTTTCGATCCATCCCGATTTAATAGTCAGGCACTGACGTTTCGATCCTTCGGCCCTATCCATCGCTTCGAGCACCACCGGGGTCCGGGGCAGGCGGAGGATTCGCAACGCGCTATCTACTACTGCGCATTTACCCTTTCGCGTTGCCTGGTCGAAACTTTTGGAGACACCGGCAAGGTCAAAATCGAATCACAACAGCTGGCCTTCATCCAGTCGCGCAAGACGTTGCAGTTATTGGACCTGCGTGGCCCCGGCGCCATGAAGGCAGGCTCAGTGGCGGCCCTCGCGAAGGTGCCCGATCGGGGGTTAAGCCAGTCCTGGTCGCGCTACTTTTACGATGCATACCCCAACATCGACGGCCTTCTTTGCTACAACGCGCACAACGACGAGGAATCTATCGCGTTATACGAGCGGGCTGCGAACGCTTTGGTTCATGAGCGCTCCTTCGCCCTGAACGATCCCAGGCTGCGCCCACACATCCTGGAGGCGGCCAACACCAACAACATGACCATTACTTATTGA
- the rpoD gene encoding RNA polymerase sigma factor RpoD: protein MRQPMPSDDLWSDEVLVEAEAETEVLAPEEFTVVRGSTDDLVRLYLQEIGRVALLKPAEEIELARRIATWLSLEEKRSKFQAVAAESWLESANLTPQQWSTIVREGERAKAHLVKANLRLVVSVAKKYQGRGLHLLDLIQEGTLGLIRAAEKFDYTRGFKFSTYATWWIRQGITRAIAMQARTIRLPVHIVEKVNRIKKATRQLSQQLGRSPSEDEIAQAVEMDADQLRFVRKAIQLPVSLETPVGREEDTALGDLIQAKGNEPEHGVVRDLMNQDLESLLQTLTPRERDVLRLRYGLIDGRSRTLDEVGQQFGLTRERIRQIEARALRKLRHPQRLQRVREYLEGIENT, encoded by the coding sequence ATGAGACAGCCGATGCCGAGCGACGACCTCTGGTCCGACGAAGTGCTGGTAGAAGCGGAAGCGGAGACCGAGGTCCTCGCCCCCGAGGAATTTACCGTCGTCCGCGGTAGCACCGACGATCTGGTGCGGCTGTATCTACAAGAAATCGGCCGGGTGGCGCTATTGAAGCCTGCCGAAGAAATCGAACTGGCCCGCCGCATTGCCACCTGGCTTTCACTCGAAGAAAAGCGCAGCAAATTTCAGGCCGTCGCTGCCGAATCGTGGCTCGAATCTGCGAATCTGACGCCCCAGCAGTGGTCCACCATCGTCCGCGAGGGCGAGCGCGCCAAGGCCCATCTGGTCAAGGCCAACCTGCGTCTGGTGGTCTCGGTGGCCAAAAAATACCAGGGGCGCGGCCTGCATCTGCTCGATCTCATCCAGGAAGGCACCCTCGGCCTGATCCGCGCCGCCGAAAAGTTCGATTACACCCGCGGTTTCAAGTTTTCGACCTACGCGACCTGGTGGATCCGCCAGGGTATCACCCGCGCCATCGCCATGCAGGCGCGCACGATCCGCTTGCCGGTCCACATCGTCGAGAAGGTCAACCGCATCAAAAAGGCTACCCGCCAACTCTCGCAGCAGTTGGGCCGCTCGCCTTCGGAGGATGAGATTGCCCAGGCGGTGGAGATGGACGCGGATCAACTGCGCTTTGTGCGCAAGGCCATCCAGTTGCCGGTGTCGCTGGAAACCCCCGTTGGGCGCGAGGAAGATACCGCCCTGGGCGATCTCATCCAGGCGAAGGGCAACGAGCCCGAGCACGGTGTGGTGCGCGATTTGATGAACCAGGATCTCGAATCGCTGCTCCAGACTCTGACACCCCGCGAGCGCGACGTGCTCCGGTTGCGCTACGGCCTCATCGACGGCCGCTCGCGCACCCTGGATGAAGTTGGCCAGCAATTCGGGCTCACCCGCGAGCGCATCCGTCAGATCGAGGCGCGGGCGCTGCGCAAACTGCGCCACCCGCAAAGGCTCCAGCGCGTGCGCGAGTATCTCGAAGGCATCGAGAATACGTAA